The Cucurbita pepo subsp. pepo cultivar mu-cu-16 chromosome LG08, ASM280686v2, whole genome shotgun sequence genome contains a region encoding:
- the LOC111800780 gene encoding uncharacterized protein LOC111800780 isoform X2 translates to MEEQGKDTSISNISENEQCETDIRGSEEMESNIARLLEKIESFTQLVSELLESGKTAFKDLSNEFEEQIIAIHKNNVERWQHEIKELRLLDSSNEEASTVLCNARNLLQNGHIQF, encoded by the exons ATGGAAGAGCAGGGAAAGGATACAAGCATATCCAACATTTCAGAAAATGAGCAGTGTGAGACGGACATTAGGGGATCCGAGGAGATGGAATCCAATATAGCTCGCCTACTAGAAAAGATTGAAAGCTTCACACAACTG GTGTCTGAACTCCTGGAGTCGGGAAAGACTGCTTTTAAAGATCTTAGTAATGAATTTGAAGAGCAAATCATAGC CATTCACAAGAATAATGTTGAAAGATGGCAACACGAGATCAAAGAGCTGCGGTTGCTTGATTCATCAAATGAGGAAGCCAGTACTGTTTTATGCAATGCTCGAAATTTACTTCAGAATGGTCACATCCAGTTCTGA
- the LOC111799855 gene encoding DNA-directed RNA polymerase III subunit RPC10-like, translated as MEFCPTCGNMLQFELPNMGKSSRFFCPTCPYVSYLENRVKIKRKQHLVKKELEPIISDDDMKNAAQTEATCPNCGFGKAAFIQIQLRSADEPASTFYKCMNEDCRQNWRED; from the exons ATGGAGTTTTGCCCAACTTGTGGGAACATGCTGCAATTTGAGTTACCCAATATGGGTAAATCTTCTAGATTCTTTTGCCCGACTTGTCCGTACGTGTCTTACTTGGAGAATAGG gtaaagataaaaagaaagcaGCATTTGGTGAAAAAGGAATTAGAACCCATAATCTCTGATGACGATATGAAAAATGCAGCTCAAACCGAAG CAACATGTCCAAATTGTGGGTTTGGCAAGGCTGCATTCATACAAATACAACTGAGATCAGCTGATGAACCTGCTTCAACATTTTACAAGTGCATGAACGAAGACTGCAGACAGAATTGGCGTGAGGATTAA
- the LOC111800718 gene encoding cathepsin B-like protease 2: MASSYFHSSLSLLFLVSFCFLHHHQVYAGEQVLKFKLNADILQESIVRHVNKHPHAGWKAAMNPSFSNYSVSQFKHILGVKQTPEKDLKSTPVLSHPKSLKLPKSFDAREAWPQCITIGTILDQGHCGSCWAFAAVESLSDRFCIHYNMNISLSVNDLLACCGFMCGDGCDGGYPISAWRYFVRHGVVTEECDPYFDTDGCSHPGCEPAYSTPKCVRHCVDKNQIWRKSKHYGVNAYRIKKDPYDIMAEVYKNGPVEVDFTVYEDFAHYKSGVYKHITGDELGGHAVKLIGWGTSDDGEDYWLLANQWNRGWGDDGYFKIKRGTNECGIEEDVVAGLPSPRNIAREASI; the protein is encoded by the exons ATGGCATCATCTTACTTCCATTCCTCCCTTTCCTTGCTATTTTTGGTCTCCTTCTGCTTCCTCCATCATCATCAG GTCTATGCGGGGGAACAAGTTCTAAAGTTCAAACTCAACGCTGATATTCTTCAG GAGTCCATCGTTCGGCACGTAAACAAACACCCACACGCTGGCTGGAAAGCTGCCATGAACCCAAGTTTTTCGAACTATTCT GTTAGCCAATTCAAGCACATTCTTGGTGTCAAACAAACTCCGGAGAAGGATTTAAAGAGTACCCCTGTTTTATCCCATCCCAAGTCTTTAAAGTTGCCAAAAAGTTTTGATGCTAGAGAAGCTTGGCCTCAGTGTATCACCATTGGAACCATTCTAG ATCAG GGGCACTGTGGTTCTTGCTGGGCATTTGCTGCTGTTGAGTCACTTTCAGATCGCTTTTGCATTCATTATAACATG AATATTTCTCTGTCTGTTAACGATCTTTTGGCCTGCTGTGGCTTCATGTGTGGTGACGGCTGTGATGGAGGATACCCAATTTCTGCATGGCGATACTTTGTTCGTCACGGAGTTGTTACCGAAGAG TGTGATCCATATTTTGACACCGATGGTTGTTCCCACCCTGGTTGTGAACCAGCATATAGTACTCCTAAATGTGTCAGGCATTGTGTAGATAAAAACCAGATTTGGAGAAAATCAAAGCACTATGGTGTTAATGCTTACAGGATTAAAAAGGATCCCTATGATATCATGGCCGAAGTTTATAAAAATGGACCAGTTGAGGTTGACTTCACGGTGTATGAG GATTTTGCTCATTACAAATCTGGGGTTTACAAACATATTACTGGTGATGAGTTGGGAGGGCATGCTGTGAAGCTTATTGGATGGGGAACATCAGATGATGGAGAGGATTATTGG CTTTTGGCAAATCAGTGGAACAGAGGCTGGGGTGAT GATGGCTACTTCAAGATAAAAAGAGGAACAAACGAGTGTGGGATTGAGGAAGA
- the LOC111800780 gene encoding uncharacterized protein LOC111800780 isoform X1, whose translation MESNGTEFTGKRMKLAMEEQGKDTSISNISENEQCETDIRGSEEMESNIARLLEKIESFTQLVSELLESGKTAFKDLSNEFEEQIIAIHKNNVERWQHEIKELRLLDSSNEEASTVLCNARNLLQNGHIQF comes from the exons ATGGAAAGCAATGGTACCGAATTCACTGGCAAACGCATGAAACTAGCT ATGGAAGAGCAGGGAAAGGATACAAGCATATCCAACATTTCAGAAAATGAGCAGTGTGAGACGGACATTAGGGGATCCGAGGAGATGGAATCCAATATAGCTCGCCTACTAGAAAAGATTGAAAGCTTCACACAACTG GTGTCTGAACTCCTGGAGTCGGGAAAGACTGCTTTTAAAGATCTTAGTAATGAATTTGAAGAGCAAATCATAGC CATTCACAAGAATAATGTTGAAAGATGGCAACACGAGATCAAAGAGCTGCGGTTGCTTGATTCATCAAATGAGGAAGCCAGTACTGTTTTATGCAATGCTCGAAATTTACTTCAGAATGGTCACATCCAGTTCTGA